In Mesorhizobium sp. J428, the genomic window ATATACAGGGCGAGTGCTGCGAGCGCCGCCACCGTCAGCCCACGCCAGAAGGCGAGGCTCTGCCAGAGGCCGGCCCTTGCGGCGGCGGGCGTGGCGGCATTCGCGAAGAGGCGGCGGTCGAGCGCCTGTTTCACCGCGGCCGGAGGCTCCGCCGGCGCGTAAGCGTCTCCCATCGGCGCGAGTGTCACCTCCCAGCGGTCGACCAAGCGTGCGAAGCCGGCGTCCTCTTCGATGCGGCGCGCGGCGGCCGCGCGGTCCTCGGCGCCGAGCGTGCCGAGAACGTATTCGGCGGCGACGGCGTCGTCGCCTCCGAGTTCCCTCTCGCTGTCGTCGGTGCCGTTCATCGTTCCAGGCATTCCCTGAGTTTCAACAGGCTGCGCCGCAGCCAGGTACGCATCGTGTTGAGCGGAACCTTGTACCGCGCGGCGAGATCCGCATAGCTCTCACCCGCAATGTAGGCACCGCGCACGGCGGCTGCCTTGTCCTTTTCCAGTTCATCGAGGCAGGAGAATATCCTGTCACGTTCGCCGCCGGCCACCGCCAGCGCTTCAGGTCCCGGCGCCGGGTCGGCGACGTCCAGCGCCTCGTCCAGGTCGACCGCCGGTCGCCGCCTCTGCCGTATCCGGTCGATCGAATGGTTGCGAGCGATGGCGACCAGCCAAGAGATCGGGCTGAGATCGGAGACGGCGAAACGGTCGGCCTTGGTCCATATCTTGACGTAGACCTCCTGCAGCGCCTCCTCGGCCTCCGTCCGGTCGTTCAAGACACGCAGACAGACGCCAAAGAGTTTCGCGCTCGTCTGCCGGTAGAGCAGATCGAACGCTGCGCGATCCTTCATCGAGGTGCGCACGATCAACTTCGTGATGTCCTGAGGCGTCATCGCGGCCAAGTTAGGGCCTTGCGGGACATTTGCAACGGGCGACGGTGCGCGTCCGACGCGGATTTTTTCCGCTTCATTGCCAAGTTCGCGCGCGGTCGGGTAGCGTCGACGAGGAACGGGGGGAGCGCGCCATGTCAGCCGAACGGGTTTTGTGGGAATACGACGCGGTGGGGCAGGCCGAACTGGTGCGGAAGGGGGACATATCGCCCTCCGAACTCGTCGAGGCCGCGATTGCGCGGCTGGAGAAGGTCAATCCGCAGATCAACTGCGTGGCGGAGAAGACCTATGAGCACGCGCGGGCCGCCGCGAAGACCGTCGACCGTAACGCGCCTCTCGCCGGCGTGCCCTTCGCGATCAAGGATCTCGGTATCGCCCAGAAAGGCATAGCAACCCATTCCGGCAGCCGCGCGCCGGTGTTCGTGCCGGACTTCGATTCCGTTCTCACCGAGCGCTACCGCGCCGCCGGGCTGA contains:
- a CDS encoding sigma-70 family RNA polymerase sigma factor; translation: MTPQDITKLIVRTSMKDRAAFDLLYRQTSAKLFGVCLRVLNDRTEAEEALQEVYVKIWTKADRFAVSDLSPISWLVAIARNHSIDRIRQRRRPAVDLDEALDVADPAPGPEALAVAGGERDRIFSCLDELEKDKAAAVRGAYIAGESYADLAARYKVPLNTMRTWLRRSLLKLRECLER